GGAGAAGCTTTTCCGCCCAGCAAGGCGACCCGGGATAATTACCAGCGCTCCTATCTGGACACTCTAGTGGGTACCACAGCCCCGGCGGCTACCACCCGTGTGTCATCGGTGCCAACTACCGCCTACACCACCCGGCACAGTGGCTACTACTACCAGCGCGGAACTTAAGCAAACTTATCCGAATAAGTAAACTATTAGTAACTTGTGTGTTCACGCTGCGTATGCGCCATGAGAAGAGCAGCCGATgtaaataaatctttaaaaatctatattgattaaattaatttaacaaaactGATCCGATCCTATAATTTTTTGGGCTTGAAATCCTGGGAATCTGACGACGTCTATTTCATTTCATGTCAGCTTATtacaaatttaagtttatttatcAAGTTTATCAGCTAAGTGTTTTAATATTCCAGAGTAAACATAATTCTTGGAACATCATActatttaaatgatttaatgACTAATTTTGTGTGTATCTTTTTAACTCAGCCCACATTACTCATTTTATTTGCGCTATGATAAAGCCagctttaaattaaatcaacGGATAAGAAGGATTGCTCGCAATACCGCATAGATTATTAGCATTGCGTTTCATTTTAATGTAACCCTTATCACCCCAATGGGAGCCCCAAGAGTTTTTTACTATCCAGAAATCGCCATATTTTTCGTCGGTGCCATAACCAACGACTAAGACAGCGTGAGTTAAATGTTCGGAGCGGCAAGTTGGATCATAGTAAACTCCACTATGGTAATGCCGGAATGAATTTGAAGGGTTTATGCTTACGGATACTGGTCCGACTGTGGCCACTGCTTTGGCAAGTTCCATCTCGTCTCCCCCCTTCAATTTTACAAACCCAGAGCAGGTCGCGCCAATCGTATCTCTTATGAAGTGGCATTTGCCTTTAGCAGCCTTGTATGAATACGAACTTTCAGTGTCGATGCCGCCATTATTGTGTATATAATGGAAAGCATTTATACGATTTCCGCCCTTGCAACCATACGTGGATGTTACACAATCAATTAAATTCTGTTCGGAAAGGGATACCAAATTCCCTGTTTTGCGGAAATGCTGTCCCTCGAGTGCCCCAGTAGCGGCGAAAGCCCAGCAACTTCTACAGGTACCCTGGTTCTTTACAGGAGtaacaaatccgtgattgcgCCAATCAACCGATTCCGGCAGAGTCAAGTTCTCTGGCGGCAGAAAAGTAGAGCCTTCAAACCTGAAAATACACGAAAGTAAGTTGTGCTGAATATTTATCTAAAAATACATCGAGAAATCACTTACTGGTATCCATCAGGGGTCATTTGTCCAAACATGAGGTCTTTGAATTCATGGTTCAACAGATCGGAAAATTGGTTCACAGTTAAATTGAAGCTAACTTCTCCAGCAGCCCATTTAAGATTGTGCCGGGCTATCAACAGCTTGTtgtgcaaaaatattttaagccgCAGTCGCTCCTCGGTCTCGTTCTGGTATTCCTTGTTATATTCTATTTTAAATGCCCTCCATTCTTCCTCGAGAATGTCTTGGGCATATGGTGTAGCATGCGCTTTCGCCAGCAGTAACAGAAATAGGATAAGGCTTTTTTCCATCATTTGGATTTAAGGTCTGCTCTCAAAGACTGTTAGAGATTGACTAAAAATCAGACACAGctaaaaacataaacactCCAAAAAGAATTATGttccataaatattttatttgtgacTATCATCATAATCATAACGATGCGTAACCCAGATAATGTTCCTATTACTAATTTGCAATGTCTTGCCTTAAGTTAGACCCCTTATGTTTTGAGTAATGTGAGTTGATTCACAAGTTCTTTTGATGGATGAGTATACATTTTCGAGTGACTTTCCATAGTCTTATTTGTAATTACTttactaaaataatttttggttcGATTAGCCAGTAAGTACATTAGTCTTTTACTTTTAAACACAGAACTATTGAACACcaccttttttttcctttcctcACCAACTATACAAACCGTATTAAACAAGATCAATTCATATACCAACTTTCATGCCAAATAATTAAACGTTTATAGACCTGATGACTATTTAAAGCAGATTATTTCCACATTTGCATGCATTGAGTGTCTGTGTCACGGCCCATTGATTAACTTGGACATTAACTATAATCTGTAAACGAGTCTTGCACCTGTGACAGATTAGTTTGGACATATAAGGGGTATCTGGAACAGGGTATTAGAGATTGTTGAACGTTCAGATGCTAATTATCTTGCGGAAATAaatgtttgattttttattcgaCTAAGATGAACTGATAAATGTTTGAGGAGGTGGTACCCATTAACACCTAGtcattaatattttgataAGTAGAGTAAGGttatatgaaatttttaaagaatgaTATTTGGCAAAAGTCAAATTAAATGACCAGTTTTGGTGTTCATGCTATTTACGTTTTGATTAcaattaataattttgatGTTAAACCGGTTGGTGGCAGGCGCCGCTGGATTTAGATAGTGTCACCTGCAGCGGACAATAATTGATGggaaaacaagaaacaaattGTACAGGGGCATTGTGGACAGATTTGTTATACAAGATTGCAATTTTAGCATGCATTCGAACAAGTGGAATTCAATTTAAACACAATCATATCAGGCACTTTCTAATATCAGTtacatatgtaaataaattttaaaaaaatgtctcAGTTACTCAGTTTATGGGACATTTTGATCAAAAAGACAAGCCAcaatatgtatacatatatctccATCACTTTATTTAATATCCTCAACCTGGAAATGAGGGAaagataaatatatatatttatataaaaccGCATTCGAACTCATTAAACTTTTATGACCTTGCGGCATCCAAAGCAATATCTGTaaagctttgttttaatattatgaagCCGCAATAAAACTGTACAAACAGAATTTCCTAATTgccaaacaatttttaaataatcaaaCGAATTAAGTCAGATTACAGACAAGTTATTACCGTTGAACTGAGCTCCGACATTAATGAGGTGTGAAATGACAGTTAAACTAGTTTTAGATTCATTTAATAAGTTGAtttcttcatttttaaaatctaAGTTTATGTTGGCGTAGCTAACCAAATCAATTTGCATATTAAAAGGGTCcgcaatatttttaaaatcaattacCAACAAATCCAATGATTAAATCAGAGCACTAATAGTTCTTGTAATGAATTAGATTGCATAGAACCATAAAACTAAACAAATGATTAATTATCAATTCCGCAACCAATCGTTCACCTCTTAAATACCTTTGAACTACTGAAtaggaaattaaaatataaacatttgtTTAGTCAGATTACTGATAGCACCTGTGACATAATTCAACCTTTGTCTGTGGTATTTTCAATGTCAATGTTTCAGATCAACACTTTCGTACGTTTTCAGTTTTGATTACTTATGTATGTAGTCTACTCCCATACGAACCAATGGTTTGGACGAATTGTGGTATACACttccattttaaaaacaaaacaaattaaaaggCCAACAAGTTATAGAAcatttacatatttaataaacaaatacaaacacataaatataaaaaaatttaattttgaaagtTACATCACTCTAATCAagagtatttttaaagatgagACTCTAGAAAAAAGATGTaggaaaaaaacatacaaacgTCGATACagtatacattttaaaaaccaGTTAAAAGCGAGTGTGATATGCCATTTTAAATTGGGGGTTTTTATTGTTTCACAATTTTTACGGTTTTTTGGCGGTTGGTAGCTTAGTTTAACGGCAAGAGCCCTCGAAGAAGGACCACAGAGCCAACGAAATAATCAGAAAAATGTAAGTTCCACCTGATACTTTTAAAAGGAGTTTAACTACTTTTGGCTTCTTTCAGGTTAATTCTTCCTCTTATTTTATTGGTGTCATTTCCAAGCTTCTCGTTATCCCAGTATCAGTATAGTATAAACCGTCCGAAGCCAAAGTTACCGCCTTTTAAATTCCCAACACAGTACAAAGAACTTGTTCGAGTTTTTGAATGGAAAAACATACAGTACGGGTTTCCAAGTGAACAGGAACGCCAGGAAGTCTTGAGAAATGGTCATTATAATCCAGATAGTCCCATACCTATTGATATTGATGTGTACTATCCACGTAAGTTTTATATTTCCAGTTTAAGAGCGGAATTTAATTCACATTCTTGTTTGGCAGAAAACGGAGGCCCTGCACGATACTTTATTACCACACCTCGATTTGGACAAGGAGTACCGTATTCTCTGGCTTATGTCACCAGTTTCCAAGGAGCAAATGGCACAGAGGTTCAGGCCTATCCCAGCTACCAATGGCACAGTAGCCATGGAAGAAACTGCGATGGCTTGACCTCAGTTTACCGGGTTCACATCGATGCCTGTGGACAAATGTGGATCCTGGATAGTGGAGAAATTGAGTTTGTGCAGCACTGCGCACCCCAAGTGGTAGTCATTGATTTGGCCACAGATCAGTTGATTCACCGCTACCGCTTGCCGTCAACCTCTTTCAAAGCAGGAGTAAGTAGATTTGTGAACATCCTGGTCGATATCCGGGACCCACCGCCGCAGGGCCAGTGCAAGGATGTATTCGCATATCTGGCCGATCCCACCAGCAAGGCCATTGTGGTCTACGATGTGCTGGGTCAACAGTCATGGCGGGTGGAGAACAAATTCACCTACCCCGATGCCAAATTTGGAACCCATACGGTGGCCGGAGAAAGTTTTGAGCTTCTTGATGGTCCTCTCGCCTTGGCAGTGACTCCTTTAGGCTTAGGGCTGCGACGTCATCTGATATTCCACGCATTGTCCAATGAACTTGAGTTGGCCATTCCCTTGGATGTCCTCAACAATGCAACAAATTGGCAGAAGGGTCTTGCTTCCTCGCTTTCGGAATTTGTGACTTTGGGCCGGAGGGGCGTTCAGTGTGCTTCTCATGCAATTAGCCGCCAAGGATTTCTCTTCTGCGGCTTCTTGGATCCGATTGGGATTTTTGCCTGGGACATACGCTCACCCTACAATCCGCAAAACGTTCAACTGGTGGCTCTGAATCCTGAAACCCTACAATTTGTGAGCGGTTTGAAGATCGTAAGTCGGCCCTCCGATGGGCGGGAGGAACTATGGCTGTTCTCAAACCGCCTGCAGAAGATATTTGCCGGAACCATTGACTACACCGAGATCAATTATTGGGTCTTGCGTTGCGATGTGGATGACCTGTTGCAGGGGCGGGGATGCTTTTAGATCCGAGATCCGAAATACCAAATCCGATACCCTCATCCCAAATTTTAAGTGACTGTGAGGCTGTGTAAACACTCTTTAAGCCGCCATAAAAGATGTCCATCCATAAATCTTAGGGCCATTCGAAAGTGTTTGCTTGGTCGCCACAGGTACACGACCTTTTATCTGGTCGGTCGATGGTCAATTACACTGcccaaaattatttttactgattaaatgaaattattaaacaaaaaagtaaacaaattttCTTAGTTTTTACTTTCTTATCTTTAGAATTTAATATTGAGAAGGGTATCCTTATATTCTAATGAAATATCAGTTACAAGTTGcgaaccttttttttttaagtgcacaTTAAGCATAAGGCTAACACCTTCAATCGCGCCTACCTGTGCATCTTCAGTCTTCGGAAATCGTTTGAACAGTATGGATCTGTCTAAGATCTTGGTCAGTGTTACATTTGTAACCCTTGTTGGTCTTTTTGATGTCCTGCAAGGACAGCCGTTGGTTCTCAAGGATCTGCGCACGCTCCACCGATGGTCGAATCTCAGTTTAGGAGATGATCAAGCTAAAGGAAATCGCTTCCTGCCCGTCGACGTGGATATTGAGTATGGGGATGAGGGCAGACACCGTACTTTTCTCACGATTCCAAGGCTGAGCATGACCACACCCTTTACACTGGCCACTGTGGTTGCGGATGACAATGATGTTATTGAAAATCCCAGACTGGAGCCTTATCCAAGCGAGGAGTGGCATCTGCCACCAAATAACTGCTCAGGCATTACATCAGCTATTAGAACTTATGTGagttttatatttctttatagCTGTATGCTTactaaaaaacatatatttgccTTCAAGATCGATGAATGCTGGCGTCTGTGGGTTGTGGATTCTGGTCAAGTAAACTCGATACAGTTGTGTCCGCCGCAAATTCTAACCTTCGATCTAGTCAAGGACGAGTTAATTCAACGTCACTCTTTGCCTCCCAATTCCTATACTCCCAACGTTTCCATCTTCACTGCTTTGGTGGTGGATCTAGCGGAGAGTGGAACACCCAATAGATGTTTGGGTGGTAAAGCCTATATTGCCGACGCCTGGGGGTATGGACTTATTGTTTTTGATTCCCTGACTGGCAGATCTTGGCGAATAGAACACGAATTCATGAAACCATCTACGGTGGCGGAGTTGGTTCGTCCTGGTAGCTCTCAGGCGGGAATTTTCACTGTCAGTATAAGTCCTAGTGAAATGGAAGGTAATTATTTGATGAATTTGGTTGATTctttaaatcctttttttAACGTATAACTTTTTGTGTAATTTTCAGAACGTTTCCTATACTTTCACACTCTAAACGCCTTCAACGAGGTGAAAGTACCTCTCTCACTGATCAACAACGAAACTTTTTGGCAATCTCCGAATGTAACCGATGTCACAGGACATTTTCGAATACTTGGCACCCGGGGAATCCAATGCGAATCAGAGGTGATGGACCAGTCGGGCAACCTTTTCTGCAGCCTTATTAGCTTGGGCGCCTTGATAAGCTGGGATGGAAAGTCAAAGTATACGGCGGATGACATTCAAGTGGTGGCCTTCAATCCACAGAAGATCAAGTTCGTCACGGGCTTGAAGATCAATAGAAATGCCAAAGGAGAGGAGGAGCTCTGGGCCTTGAGCAGCGAACCGAGACTTTTTGTCGGAGCTGCCTTGCCAGAGAAAGAGGTCAAGTTTCAGATAATAGGCTGCCGCACAGCTGACCTGATTGCCAATACACCCTGTACAGTGGGGGCCAGAAATACTACACTTACGTCAGCttagtttttaatataataggTTTTAAACTGCTATCTATGATAAATGAATATTTGAATTGCTCACTCTAAAAAGCTGCTTGTCACAACACTCGACTGTTGATAAGCTACTCAGCGTGGCGGGCTATTGGTTTTAAAAGCATAATATGTAAGACTTatttaagcaaaaataaattatattaagctcccaaatttattaaaaacgaaaaatgttttttttgtttatgtgtCTTACAGGAAAA
The Drosophila bipectinata strain 14024-0381.07 chromosome 3R, DbipHiC1v2, whole genome shotgun sequence DNA segment above includes these coding regions:
- the LOC108130289 gene encoding cathepsin L1-like isoform X1, which gives rise to MMEKSLILFLLLLAKAHATPYAQDILEEEWRAFKIEYNKEYQNETEERLRLKIFLHNKLLIARHNLKWAAGEVSFNLTVNQFSDLLNHEFKDLMFGQMTPDGYQFEGSTFLPPENLTLPESVDWRNHGFVTPVKNQGTCRSCWAFAATGALEGQHFRKTGNLVSLSEQNLIDCVTSTYGCKGGNRINAFHYIHNNGGIDTESSYSYKAAKGKCHFIRDTIGATCSGFVKLKGGDEMELAKAVATVGPVSVSINPSNSFRHYHSGVYYDPTCRSEHLTHAVLVVGYGTDEKYGDFWIVKNSWGSHWGDKGYIKMKRNANNLCGIASNPSYPLI
- the LOC108130289 gene encoding cathepsin L1-like isoform X3, yielding MMEKSLILFLLLLAKAHATPYAQDILEEEWRAFKIEYNKEYQNETEERLRLKIFLHNKLLIARHNLKWAAGEVSFNLTVNQFSDLLNHEFKDLMFEGSTFLPPENLTLPESVDWRNHGFVTPVKNQGTCRSCWAFAATGALEGQHFRKTGNLVSLSEQNLIDCVTSTYGCKGGNRINAFHYIHNNGGIDTESSYSYKAAKGKCHFIRDTIGATCSGFVKLKGGDEMELAKAVATVGPVSVSINPSNSFRHYHSGVYYDPTCRSEHLTHAVLVVGYGTDEKYGDFWIVKNSWGSHWGDKGYIKMKRNANNLCGIASNPSYPLI
- the LOC108130289 gene encoding cathepsin L1-like isoform X2; translated protein: MMEKSLILFLLLLAKAHATPYAQDILEEEWRAFKIEYNKEYQNETEERLRLKIFLHNKLLIARHNLKWAAGEVSFNLTVNQFSDLLNHEFKDLMFGHSCIFRFEGSTFLPPENLTLPESVDWRNHGFVTPVKNQGTCRSCWAFAATGALEGQHFRKTGNLVSLSEQNLIDCVTSTYGCKGGNRINAFHYIHNNGGIDTESSYSYKAAKGKCHFIRDTIGATCSGFVKLKGGDEMELAKAVATVGPVSVSINPSNSFRHYHSGVYYDPTCRSEHLTHAVLVVGYGTDEKYGDFWIVKNSWGSHWGDKGYIKMKRNANNLCGIASNPSYPLI
- the yellow-e2 gene encoding dopaminechrome tautomerase, producing MLILPLILLVSFPSFSLSQYQYSINRPKPKLPPFKFPTQYKELVRVFEWKNIQYGFPSEQERQEVLRNGHYNPDSPIPIDIDVYYPQNGGPARYFITTPRFGQGVPYSLAYVTSFQGANGTEVQAYPSYQWHSSHGRNCDGLTSVYRVHIDACGQMWILDSGEIEFVQHCAPQVVVIDLATDQLIHRYRLPSTSFKAGVSRFVNILVDIRDPPPQGQCKDVFAYLADPTSKAIVVYDVLGQQSWRVENKFTYPDAKFGTHTVAGESFELLDGPLALAVTPLGLGLRRHLIFHALSNELELAIPLDVLNNATNWQKGLASSLSEFVTLGRRGVQCASHAISRQGFLFCGFLDPIGIFAWDIRSPYNPQNVQLVALNPETLQFVSGLKIVSRPSDGREELWLFSNRLQKIFAGTIDYTEINYWVLRCDVDDLLQGRGCF
- the yellow-e3 gene encoding dopaminechrome tautomerase, encoding MDLSKILVSVTFVTLVGLFDVLQGQPLVLKDLRTLHRWSNLSLGDDQAKGNRFLPVDVDIEYGDEGRHRTFLTIPRLSMTTPFTLATVVADDNDVIENPRLEPYPSEEWHLPPNNCSGITSAIRTYIDECWRLWVVDSGQVNSIQLCPPQILTFDLVKDELIQRHSLPPNSYTPNVSIFTALVVDLAESGTPNRCLGGKAYIADAWGYGLIVFDSLTGRSWRIEHEFMKPSTVAELVRPGSSQAGIFTVSISPSEMEERFLYFHTLNAFNEVKVPLSLINNETFWQSPNVTDVTGHFRILGTRGIQCESEVMDQSGNLFCSLISLGALISWDGKSKYTADDIQVVAFNPQKIKFVTGLKINRNAKGEEELWALSSEPRLFVGAALPEKEVKFQIIGCRTADLIANTPCTVGARNTTLTSA